A section of the Bryobacteraceae bacterium genome encodes:
- a CDS encoding hydrogenase maturation protease, whose translation MRASRAGAGRTYHARILCCGRMDWGDDAVGPLCAAALEERRIPAVILAGNASELLEAWREARHVIVVDALITGAPPGTLHRMALGEPGFRPQAARSSLRGPGLAQAVRLGASLHCLPESLVLFGLEGGDFEWASTPSAEVAAAMPALIEAVAHYWQALVPSPRPHARRA comes from the coding sequence ATGCGTGCCAGCCGTGCCGGAGCCGGCCGCACCTATCACGCCCGCATTCTCTGTTGCGGCCGCATGGACTGGGGCGATGACGCCGTCGGCCCGCTATGCGCTGCCGCGCTCGAAGAACGCCGGATCCCCGCGGTGATTCTCGCCGGCAACGCCAGCGAGCTGCTGGAGGCCTGGCGCGAGGCGCGCCACGTGATCGTAGTCGATGCGCTCATCACCGGCGCCCCGCCCGGAACGCTGCACCGCATGGCTCTTGGCGAGCCTGGCTTCCGGCCGCAGGCGGCCCGGTCCTCGCTCCGCGGCCCGGGTCTGGCCCAGGCCGTGCGGCTGGGCGCTTCGCTCCATTGCCTGCCCGAGTCGCTGGTATTGTTCGGCCTCGAGGGCGGAGATTTCGAATGGGCCTCGACGCCATCGGCCGAAGTGGCCGCGGCCATGCCGGCCCTGATCGAGGCAGTCGCGCACTACTGGCAGGCGCTCGTACCCTCGCCGCGGCCGCACGCCCGCCGGGCGTGA
- a CDS encoding ATP-dependent Clp protease ClpS, translating to MALPTPGTEIEKKDQEMHEPLWHVVLLDDDEHTYDYVIEMLCSLFFKTVDEALRHAIEVDTTGRTIVMTCGRSAAEFARDQIHAYGADPRLPRSKGSMTAVLEPAE from the coding sequence ATGGCGCTCCCCACGCCCGGCACGGAAATCGAGAAAAAAGACCAGGAGATGCACGAGCCCCTGTGGCACGTCGTTCTGCTCGACGACGACGAGCATACTTACGACTATGTGATCGAGATGCTGTGCAGCCTGTTTTTCAAGACCGTGGACGAGGCACTGCGCCACGCGATTGAAGTAGACACGACCGGCCGGACCATCGTGATGACATGCGGGCGCAGCGCGGCCGAGTTCGCGCGCGACCAGATCCACGCTTACGGGGCCGATCCGCGGCTGCCGCGGTCCAAGGGTTCGATGACGGCAGTGCTCGAGCCGGCGGAGTAG
- a CDS encoding TetR family transcriptional regulator, with product MGPGSQQEKGRVRQKRRTRALLLRAAAELIRRGEVPTVAGVAEEADVSRRTAYRYFPTQEQLLAEASLESLRPEVEAIIESARREQDAAEALRRVVGGIQRLAVKHEALLRSILRLSLDRKLGEGTPVRGRRRLDWIQSALETVKPRLSRREYERLVSALTLTLGVEALVILHDIRGLDAKQSVEICQWTAGALLEAALREGRGSRKR from the coding sequence ATGGGACCCGGCAGTCAACAGGAAAAAGGGCGGGTCCGCCAGAAACGGCGGACCCGGGCGTTGCTGCTTCGCGCGGCGGCGGAACTGATCCGGCGCGGCGAAGTGCCGACAGTGGCGGGCGTGGCCGAGGAAGCGGATGTCTCGCGCCGGACGGCATACCGGTATTTCCCCACGCAGGAACAGCTGCTGGCCGAGGCGTCGCTTGAAAGTCTCCGCCCGGAAGTTGAGGCCATCATCGAGTCCGCGCGGCGGGAACAGGATGCGGCCGAGGCCCTGCGGCGGGTGGTGGGGGGCATTCAGAGGCTGGCGGTGAAACATGAGGCCCTGCTGCGGTCGATCCTGCGGCTGAGCCTCGACCGCAAGCTGGGCGAGGGAACTCCGGTGCGCGGCCGCCGCCGGTTGGACTGGATCCAGAGCGCGCTGGAGACCGTAAAGCCCCGGTTGTCCCGGCGTGAGTATGAGCGGCTGGTGTCCGCGCTGACGCTCACGCTGGGGGTCGAAGCGCTGGTCATCCTGCACGATATCCGGGGTCTGGACGCGAAGCAGTCCGTTGAAATCTGCCAGTGGACCGCCGGAGCGCTGCTGGAGGCGGCGCTGCGGGAAGGACGGGGGAGCAGAAAACGGTAG
- a CDS encoding long-chain-fatty-acid--CoA ligase yields MDVFACTWDDFAARFAQRQLLHGAVDQWAARQPQQIAILNATRGTSMTYAELRNRSLAAARALLRLGFRKGDFFATSLPLTDDHIVLEYACFRAGVIHVPLDLRLSRDELVRSLRLAGARGYATALPHAVAGDVPTLEHVFDAGTLHEFLAKAPEAPADTPLPEIQPGDGAQVIFTTGSTGSPKAALLTHRGIAVQNYTLGTAFEFEASRVMVHLPPSHVGCQAELLMTTLFWGGTAVTLEIFDPGKTLEAIEKYRVRLLGQIPAMFLMEWRHSEYPQRDLSSLEIAVYGGQSVPRPFLEKLRTMAPRIGTGLGLTEASGFCTYTPVTGDVDAVAAGLGHAAPIYPMSIREPMREDGRAGAELPEGRIGHVCFRGPQTFAGYVNDDEATRRTISTDGWLYTGDMGFADARGLHFNGRAKWVIKPAGYQVFPGDVEEHIAALSDKVAACGVVGVPHPIWVEAIVAFVEKKPGVDLTEAELRRHARALTSYKRPLHYVILEPGQMPLNRVAKVDTLRLKELAEAEVERLKQRGRWATEAVED; encoded by the coding sequence ATGGATGTCTTCGCTTGCACGTGGGACGACTTCGCCGCGCGGTTTGCCCAGCGGCAGCTCCTGCATGGTGCCGTCGACCAGTGGGCGGCGCGCCAGCCTCAGCAGATCGCAATTCTGAACGCGACGCGCGGCACGTCCATGACCTACGCCGAGCTCCGCAACCGCTCGCTCGCCGCAGCGCGGGCGCTCCTCCGGCTCGGCTTCCGCAAGGGAGACTTCTTCGCCACTTCCCTGCCCCTCACCGACGACCATATCGTGCTCGAATACGCCTGCTTCCGCGCCGGCGTCATTCACGTGCCGCTGGATCTGCGCCTGTCGCGCGACGAGCTGGTGCGCAGCCTGCGTCTGGCAGGCGCGCGCGGCTATGCGACCGCGCTGCCCCATGCCGTCGCGGGCGATGTGCCGACACTAGAACACGTCTTCGACGCCGGCACCCTGCATGAGTTCCTCGCAAAGGCGCCAGAAGCGCCCGCCGACACGCCACTGCCGGAAATCCAGCCGGGCGACGGCGCCCAGGTGATCTTCACCACCGGCTCCACTGGCAGTCCCAAGGCCGCGCTGCTCACCCACCGGGGCATCGCCGTGCAGAACTATACTCTCGGCACGGCGTTCGAATTTGAAGCCTCGCGCGTGATGGTGCACCTGCCGCCTTCGCATGTCGGCTGCCAGGCAGAGCTGTTGATGACAACCCTGTTCTGGGGCGGCACGGCGGTGACACTCGAAATCTTTGACCCGGGAAAAACTCTCGAAGCGATCGAGAAATACCGCGTGCGGCTGCTCGGCCAGATCCCGGCCATGTTTCTGATGGAGTGGCGGCACTCGGAATATCCGCAACGCGATTTGAGTTCGCTGGAAATCGCCGTCTACGGCGGGCAGAGCGTGCCACGGCCGTTTCTCGAAAAGCTCCGTACGATGGCGCCGCGCATCGGCACCGGACTGGGGCTGACCGAAGCGAGCGGGTTCTGCACCTACACGCCGGTCACCGGCGATGTCGACGCCGTCGCCGCCGGACTGGGTCACGCCGCGCCCATCTATCCCATGTCGATCCGCGAGCCCATGCGCGAAGACGGCCGCGCCGGCGCCGAGCTGCCCGAAGGCAGAATCGGCCACGTCTGCTTCCGCGGCCCGCAGACCTTCGCCGGCTACGTGAACGACGACGAAGCCACGCGGCGCACCATCTCCACCGATGGCTGGCTCTACACCGGCGACATGGGTTTCGCCGACGCGCGGGGCCTGCACTTCAACGGGCGCGCCAAGTGGGTCATCAAGCCCGCCGGCTACCAGGTCTTCCCCGGCGACGTGGAGGAGCACATTGCCGCGCTTTCGGACAAGGTGGCCGCCTGCGGCGTTGTTGGCGTGCCGCATCCCATCTGGGTGGAAGCGATCGTCGCATTTGTCGAAAAGAAGCCTGGCGTTGATCTCACTGAGGCCGAGCTCCGCCGCCATGCGCGCGCCCTCACCTCGTACAAGCGCCCGTTGCACTATGTGATCCTCGAGCCTGGCCAGATGCCTCTGAACCGCGTGGCCAAAGTGGACACGCTGCGCCTGAAAGAGCTGGCCGAAGCAGAGGTTGAACGCCTGAAGCAGCGCGGCCGCTGGGCCACCGAGGCGGTGGAGGACTGA
- a CDS encoding endoribonuclease → MRTLIVLLTLAAAPAILLAQKIPVVPEGATTAGPYTPGIQAGNFLFVAGQVGRAKDGKYPESFEDEVKQTLANVKAVLDKAGYTFADAVSVQVHLTDISLFDRMNKVYMTYFPEPRPARTTVGGVQLVGPARIEITVTCWKK, encoded by the coding sequence ATGCGGACCCTGATTGTTCTCCTGACGCTCGCCGCAGCGCCTGCAATCCTGCTGGCGCAGAAGATACCCGTCGTGCCGGAGGGCGCCACCACCGCCGGCCCATACACGCCTGGCATCCAGGCCGGCAACTTTCTGTTTGTTGCCGGACAGGTGGGCCGGGCGAAGGACGGCAAGTACCCGGAGTCGTTTGAAGACGAAGTGAAGCAGACGCTCGCCAACGTCAAAGCCGTGCTCGACAAGGCCGGCTACACGTTCGCCGATGCCGTCTCCGTGCAGGTGCACCTCACCGACATCTCGCTGTTCGACCGCATGAACAAGGTCTACATGACCTACTTCCCCGAGCCGCGCCCGGCGCGCACCACTGTCGGCGGCGTGCAGCTTGTCGGCCCGGCTCGCATCGAAATCACTGTCACTTGCTGGAAAAAGTAG
- a CDS encoding RNA-binding protein: MRPALWISGLLLAAAAAQQALPPIAFRDITEQSGVRFVCDNGATPRKHQPEGLIAGVALFDCDRDGDLDIYLVNGAHMPSLVKQGEKHKNRLFRNNGNGTFTDVTDQAGVGGEGYGMGVAAADYDNDGWPDLYVLNVNDNQLFHNNGDGTFTDVTQKAGVPGGRFKGKKMWSVAAAWFDYDNDGDLDLFVSNYCEWDPNNEPDCLINGVRIYCGPRHYGALPHTLYRNNGDGTFTDVSAETGLADARGRGMAIVIADYDDDGWMDVFVGNDDAPMQFFHNLGGRKFAEIGHELGIAFSENGNVISGMGADFRDLFNTGRPDIWVTALEKETFPLFVNIGGGVFEDRTAASGLALETLEMSGWSNAIYDLDNDGWKDLIVCRSNVQDMIHTYAPRRPEEPVSVFRNLGNGRFQNLTRAENTDTKIAANYKGMAMGDLDNDGLIDAVLLVLNGPARVLRNVSPGNNSWIHIELTGTKSNRMGIGAKIRITDDRGFVQHNHATVSTGYAATSDHRVHFGLGQAKQIREIEIRWPSGIRQVLRDVPVNQILKVREPAPSPEAAPPTQ; encoded by the coding sequence ATGCGTCCTGCACTCTGGATCTCCGGTCTCCTGCTGGCCGCGGCGGCCGCCCAGCAGGCACTGCCACCAATTGCTTTCCGGGACATTACCGAACAGTCCGGAGTCCGCTTCGTCTGCGATAATGGCGCCACGCCACGCAAGCACCAGCCGGAAGGGCTGATCGCCGGCGTCGCCCTCTTTGACTGCGACCGCGATGGCGATCTCGATATCTATCTCGTCAACGGCGCCCACATGCCTTCGCTGGTCAAACAGGGCGAGAAACACAAGAACCGGCTGTTCCGCAACAACGGCAACGGCACCTTCACCGATGTGACCGACCAGGCGGGCGTCGGCGGCGAAGGCTACGGCATGGGCGTCGCCGCCGCCGACTATGACAACGACGGCTGGCCGGACCTCTACGTGCTGAATGTCAACGACAACCAGCTCTTCCACAACAACGGCGACGGCACCTTCACCGATGTGACACAAAAGGCCGGCGTCCCGGGCGGCCGCTTCAAGGGCAAAAAGATGTGGTCAGTGGCGGCGGCCTGGTTCGACTACGACAACGACGGCGACCTCGACCTGTTCGTGTCCAACTACTGCGAATGGGATCCGAACAACGAGCCGGACTGCCTGATCAACGGCGTGCGCATCTACTGCGGACCCCGCCACTACGGCGCCCTGCCCCACACGCTGTACCGCAACAACGGCGACGGCACCTTTACCGACGTTTCCGCCGAGACCGGCCTGGCCGATGCGCGCGGCCGCGGCATGGCCATCGTCATCGCCGACTACGACGACGACGGCTGGATGGACGTCTTCGTCGGTAATGACGACGCGCCGATGCAGTTTTTCCACAACCTGGGCGGCAGGAAATTCGCGGAAATAGGCCATGAATTGGGGATCGCTTTTTCAGAAAACGGAAATGTCATCTCCGGCATGGGAGCAGATTTCCGCGATTTATTCAACACCGGCAGGCCGGATATCTGGGTCACGGCGCTCGAAAAAGAAACGTTCCCGCTCTTCGTCAACATCGGCGGCGGCGTGTTCGAGGACCGAACTGCCGCCAGCGGCCTCGCGCTCGAGACCCTGGAAATGTCCGGCTGGTCCAATGCGATCTATGATCTGGACAACGACGGCTGGAAAGATCTCATCGTCTGCCGATCCAATGTCCAGGACATGATCCACACCTATGCGCCACGCCGGCCCGAAGAACCGGTGAGCGTCTTCCGCAATCTCGGCAACGGGCGGTTTCAGAATCTCACCCGTGCCGAAAATACCGACACGAAAATCGCCGCGAACTACAAGGGCATGGCGATGGGCGATCTCGACAACGACGGCCTCATTGACGCCGTGCTGCTCGTCCTGAATGGGCCCGCGCGCGTTCTGCGAAACGTCTCGCCGGGCAACAACAGCTGGATCCACATTGAGCTGACAGGCACGAAAAGCAACCGCATGGGGATCGGGGCGAAGATCCGCATCACCGACGACCGCGGCTTTGTCCAGCACAACCACGCCACCGTCAGCACGGGCTATGCCGCCACCAGCGACCACCGCGTCCATTTCGGCCTCGGTCAGGCAAAGCAGATCCGCGAGATCGAGATCCGCTGGCCCAGCGGCATCCGCCAGGTCCTGCGGGACGTCCCCGTCAACCAGATCCTCAAGGTCCGCGAACCCGCCCCGTCCCCTGAAGCCGCCCCGCCCACGCAGTAA
- a CDS encoding RNA-binding protein — protein sequence MWRVSLFLAAAVLLGAGAVVSDIRVEDVTARSGLSFYCDSSPTPNRNQPETMISGVALIDYDRDGWLDVYFVNGAAIPSLKKESPRYWNRLFHNNRDGTFTDVTEKAGVQAEGYGMGAAVGDYDNDGWPDLFLANVTDNQLFHNNGDGTFTDMTKKAGLAGARLNGRKMWGVAAGWFDMDNDGDLDLFVSNYCVWEVNKDPFCGPNPQVRAYCHPDSYQPLPNTLYRNNGDGTFTDVSREMGILPHLGKGMGVVFADFDHDGWMDVFVANDNAPNFLFHNKNGRSFEEVAMKMGVAFPESGAFISGMGADFRDLDNDGWEDIWHTAIEGETFPLYRNLGGGRGFEELTYRAGLAHETRNMSAWSCGAFDLDNDGWRDLVTARGNVQHSLAMLLMRQSEEPLAIFRNLGNNRFADVTGAAGPGAMKPRLRRGLAYGDLDNDGRIDFVTTTLNGHSEHFRNTTANGNHWILFELEGTRSNRMGLGARIRITTADGLVQVNHATTSTGYSASSDHRVHFGLGRSDLVRTVEITWPGGLRQTLENVRADQIVKVREPAAAPRPQSPRPPKR from the coding sequence ATGTGGCGCGTCTCGCTCTTTCTGGCGGCGGCCGTCCTGCTGGGCGCGGGTGCGGTGGTCTCCGATATCCGTGTCGAGGACGTAACGGCGCGCTCCGGGCTCTCCTTTTACTGCGACAGCTCGCCGACGCCGAACCGCAACCAGCCGGAGACGATGATTTCCGGCGTGGCGCTCATCGATTACGACCGCGACGGCTGGCTCGACGTCTACTTCGTGAACGGGGCCGCGATCCCATCCCTGAAGAAGGAATCGCCGCGCTACTGGAACCGGCTGTTCCACAACAACCGCGACGGCACCTTCACCGACGTCACCGAAAAGGCAGGCGTGCAGGCCGAAGGTTACGGGATGGGTGCGGCCGTGGGCGATTATGACAATGACGGCTGGCCCGACCTTTTTCTCGCCAATGTCACCGACAACCAGCTCTTCCACAATAATGGCGACGGCACCTTCACCGACATGACGAAAAAGGCCGGCCTCGCCGGCGCGAGGCTCAACGGCCGGAAAATGTGGGGCGTCGCCGCCGGCTGGTTCGACATGGACAACGACGGCGACCTCGATCTGTTCGTATCCAATTACTGTGTCTGGGAGGTGAACAAGGACCCCTTCTGCGGACCGAATCCCCAGGTCCGCGCCTATTGCCACCCGGACAGCTACCAGCCCCTGCCCAACACGCTGTACCGCAACAACGGCGACGGCACCTTCACCGACGTCTCCCGCGAAATGGGCATCCTGCCGCATCTCGGCAAGGGCATGGGCGTCGTCTTCGCCGACTTCGACCACGATGGCTGGATGGACGTTTTTGTCGCCAACGACAACGCGCCCAATTTCCTGTTTCACAACAAAAACGGCCGTTCTTTTGAAGAAGTAGCAATGAAAATGGGCGTGGCCTTTCCGGAATCAGGGGCTTTTATCTCCGGAATGGGAGCCGATTTCCGCGATCTGGACAACGACGGCTGGGAAGACATCTGGCACACCGCCATCGAGGGCGAGACTTTTCCGCTCTACCGCAATCTGGGAGGCGGCCGCGGCTTTGAGGAGCTGACCTACCGCGCCGGGCTGGCGCACGAGACGCGCAACATGTCGGCCTGGTCCTGCGGCGCCTTCGACCTGGACAACGACGGCTGGCGCGACCTGGTCACCGCCCGCGGCAACGTCCAGCACAGCCTGGCCATGCTGCTGATGCGGCAGTCCGAAGAGCCGCTGGCCATCTTCCGCAACCTCGGCAACAACCGCTTCGCCGATGTGACCGGGGCCGCCGGCCCCGGCGCGATGAAGCCCCGCCTTCGCCGCGGCCTCGCCTATGGCGACCTCGACAACGACGGGCGCATCGACTTCGTCACGACGACCCTGAACGGCCACTCCGAACACTTCCGCAACACGACCGCCAATGGAAACCACTGGATCCTGTTCGAGCTCGAAGGCACGCGCAGCAACCGCATGGGGCTCGGGGCAAGAATCCGCATTACCACTGCCGACGGCCTCGTTCAGGTGAACCACGCAACCACGAGCACGGGTTACAGCGCGTCGAGCGATCACCGCGTGCACTTCGGGCTCGGCCGGTCCGACCTGGTCCGCACGGTCGAAATCACCTGGCCGGGTGGCCTGCGGCAGACGCTGGAAAACGTTCGGGCCGATCAGATCGTCAAGGTCCGCGAGCCTGCGGCCGCGCCGCGGCCGCAGTCGCCCAGGCCGCCGAAGCGCTGA
- the rpsU gene encoding 30S ribosomal protein S21: MAEVIVQEGETLESALRRFKRKVQQEDIIKEIKKHSYYMKPGEKRRLKQALARKRNRKKRAKEMD, encoded by the coding sequence ATGGCGGAAGTGATCGTCCAGGAGGGGGAAACCCTCGAAAGCGCCCTGCGCCGCTTCAAGCGCAAGGTGCAGCAGGAGGACATCATCAAGGAGATCAAGAAACACTCCTATTACATGAAGCCAGGTGAGAAGCGCCGCCTCAAGCAGGCTCTGGCGCGCAAGCGCAACCGAAAGAAGCGGGCCAAGGAAATGGATTGA